One Flavobacterium sp. 90 DNA segment encodes these proteins:
- a CDS encoding AMP-binding protein, translating into MELYDLIRKNEKLIFTDSSTGISKSIADMHQSLEIENLRSVVFIYNDNQLPAIETLLNFYQSRYTIALLGMGLLEDFKENLEQKYTPYYIYDPTRTEIEGYVAVNASESIVLFKRNVNLIYPIHAKTKLLLSTSGTTGSPKFVRLSDENLVQNAKSIMEYMPIRTDDVVPLNVPINFVYGLSIFTTNCMKASQIVCTDKDAFQKEFWADFKKYGYSTLGGVPYFYEMLYSIGFFKKDHPSLRYLTHTGGMLNHKLIEAISDFSEKFGKQFFAQYGQTEACGRMAYLPPKDLLRKGTSIGLPVKNGRFEIDNETDELIYIGPNVFGGYANIRSDLQFFEQQEKLHTGDKARKDDEGYYYIVGRIKRIVKLFGVRLNLDETELLLKDALGGQTFICLGINDKHLAVMYTDKNLNKELILKVLKAKLNLHANSLKVMPIEDVPLTPNGKVNYPLLKEWLEMESLV; encoded by the coding sequence ATGGAACTATACGATTTAATCCGAAAAAACGAAAAACTGATCTTTACAGATTCGAGTACAGGAATTTCAAAGTCGATTGCAGATATGCATCAGTCTCTTGAAATTGAAAACCTGCGTTCTGTCGTTTTTATATACAATGATAATCAGTTGCCGGCAATAGAAACATTGCTGAATTTTTATCAAAGCAGATACACAATTGCCTTATTAGGAATGGGATTATTAGAGGATTTTAAGGAGAATTTAGAACAAAAATATACTCCATATTATATCTACGATCCTACGCGAACAGAAATCGAAGGTTATGTTGCAGTAAATGCATCAGAAAGTATTGTATTGTTTAAACGAAATGTGAATTTAATTTATCCGATACATGCCAAAACCAAACTTCTGCTAAGTACTTCCGGAACTACAGGTTCGCCAAAGTTCGTAAGACTTTCTGATGAAAATCTGGTTCAGAATGCAAAATCAATTATGGAATATATGCCAATCCGAACTGATGATGTAGTGCCATTAAATGTGCCTATAAATTTTGTGTACGGATTATCTATTTTCACTACAAATTGCATGAAAGCAAGTCAAATTGTATGTACGGATAAAGATGCTTTTCAGAAAGAATTTTGGGCGGATTTCAAAAAATACGGCTATTCTACTTTAGGCGGAGTTCCTTATTTTTATGAGATGTTGTACAGCATTGGCTTTTTCAAAAAAGATCATCCTTCTCTTAGATATCTTACGCATACTGGCGGAATGTTAAACCATAAACTGATCGAAGCAATTTCAGATTTTAGTGAGAAATTCGGTAAACAATTCTTTGCGCAATACGGTCAAACCGAAGCTTGCGGAAGAATGGCGTACTTGCCTCCAAAAGATTTATTACGAAAAGGAACTTCGATTGGTTTACCAGTCAAAAACGGTCGTTTCGAAATCGACAATGAAACCGACGAACTGATCTATATTGGTCCAAATGTATTTGGCGGTTATGCCAATATCAGATCAGATCTTCAGTTTTTTGAGCAACAGGAAAAACTTCATACCGGAGACAAAGCCAGAAAAGACGACGAAGGTTACTATTATATTGTAGGCCGAATAAAACGAATTGTAAAATTATTTGGCGTACGCCTCAATCTTGATGAAACAGAGCTTCTGCTGAAAGATGCTTTGGGCGGACAAACTTTTATTTGCTTAGGAATAAACGATAAACATTTGGCCGTAATGTACACAGACAAAAATTTAAACAAAGAGTTGATTCTAAAAGTCTTAAAAGCAAAACTGAATCTTCATGCTAATTCTTTAAAAGTAATGCCTATCGAAGATGTGCCACTTACGCCAAACGGAAAAGTGAATTATCCGCTGCTTAAGGAATGGCTTGAAATGGAGAGTTTAGTTTAG